AGCAGCCACAGCCGCTCGCCGCGCAGGCAGGCCGCGACCAGCACGTCACCGGCCATCGCCGCGCCGGAGCAGGACGCCTCGTCGGTGGGCCAGGCCGCGACCGGGTCGACGTACGCGCCCTCGCCCGCCGCGCCCTCCACCTCGGGCCAGCCGTAGTTCTTGCCGGGCTCGATGCGGTTGACCTCGTCCCAGGTGTTCTGGCCGAACTCGGTGGCCCACAGGTGGCCGCCGGAGTCCCACGCGATGCCCTGCACGTTGCGGTGGCCGTACGACCAGACCAGCGTGCCGTACGGGTTGCCCGGCGCGGGCTTGCCGTCCGGCGTCATGCGCAGGATCTTCCCGCCTAGGCTCTTCAGGTCCTGCGAGTTGCCGCGGGTGGCCGCGTCGCCGGTGGTGGCGTAGAGGTAGCCGTCGGGGCCGAAGGCGAGCCGGCCGCCGTTGTGGATGCCGGAGATCGGGATGCCGGTGACGATCGGCTCCGGCCGCCCGCCCGGCTTCCAGCGCGCGACCCGGTTGTCGTCCTCGGTGGTGTAGTACAGGAAGACCGTCTGGTCCTGCGCGTACGACGGCGACGCCGCGATGCCGAGCAGACCGCCCTCGCCGTTGGCGTCGGCCTCGCGGATCACGCCGACCTCCGTCACGCTCGGCTTCGGCCCGGGGGAGACCTTCACCACGCGGCGGCTGTCGCGTTCGGTGACCAGCGCCGAGCCGTCGGGCAGGAACGCCACGCCCCACGGCG
The Catellatospora sp. IY07-71 DNA segment above includes these coding regions:
- a CDS encoding sorbosone dehydrogenase family protein; this translates as MSSHRVRTGLAAAVTALAFTAACSAEGPDRVATQPPPPPSAQPSGSPALSPRVTDVKTLVTGLRAPWGVAFLPDGSALVTERDSRRVVKVSPGPKPSVTEVGVIREADANGEGGLLGIAASPSYAQDQTVFLYYTTEDDNRVARWKPGGRPEPIVTGIPISGIHNGGRLAFGPDGYLYATTGDAATRGNSQDLKSLGGKILRMTPDGKPAPGNPYGTLVWSYGHRNVQGIAWDSGGHLWATEFGQNTWDEVNRIEPGKNYGWPEVEGAAGEGAYVDPVAAWPTDEASCSGAAMAGDVLVAACLRGERLWLLPAGADGVLHGKPVAALTGEYGRLRDAHTAPDGTVWVLTSNHDGRGDPADSDDRILAITLAPA